Proteins encoded in a region of the Schistocerca serialis cubense isolate TAMUIC-IGC-003099 chromosome 6, iqSchSeri2.2, whole genome shotgun sequence genome:
- the LOC126483784 gene encoding ankyrin repeat domain-containing protein 1-like, whose protein sequence is MLLANDFLWCCGIWNMSAEKRVRLLEAAYDGAVEELKELLCVGTDVGLRDEHEMTALHCAVEGGSVEAVRILLDSGADVNARNQEWDTPLHIAAFFGYVAVVRLLLSVSADPSPSCQKGWTPLHWAAQEGHAEVVAALLGAGADMRIRDVEGRTPLDLARQYGRWELVTILT, encoded by the coding sequence GAATATGTCTGCCGAAAAAAGAGTGAGGCTTCTGGAGGCAGCTTACGATGGAGCTGTGGAAGAGCTGAAAGAACTGCTGTGTGTGGGGACGGACGTAGGGTTGAGGGACGAGCACGAGATGACTGCCCTGCACTGTGCGGTGGAAGGCGGAAGTGTGGAGGCGGTCAGAATTCTCCTTGACAGTGGGGCAGACGTGAATGCCAGGAACCAGGAGTGGGACACGCCGCTGCACATCGCTGCGTTCTTCGGCTACGTGGCCGTCGTGCGGCTGCTGCTGTCAGTGTCGGCGGACCCGAGTCCCAGCTGCCAGAAAGGGTGGACGCCACTGCACTGGGCAGCACAGGAGGGGCACGCCGAGGTGGTGGCCGCACTTTTAGGTGCAGGAGCAGACATGCGCATCAGGGACGTAGAGGGGAGGACGCCGCTGGACCTCGCCAGGCAGTACGGCAGATGGGAGCTGGTCACTATTCTCACATAA